The Faecalibacter bovis genome includes the window ATTTATTCGGAGTTCCGTTTGGTGAAGCCCATAATGCCACTGCCGATGTAGAAGCAACTACGCGTTGTTTTTTTGAATTAATTCGTAAAGAAATCTTTACAAAAAAAGAGTTACAAGTAGAGGACGACTATTTTGTACGTTTTGCGGAAGCCAATCCAACGAATATTCAACCGGTTGGTCTTAATCACACCAATCTGAAGAAGGCTTCGGAAGAAATTGCGAAGCTAAAAGCTAAAAATGATCCGAAAGTAGAAGAACCTATAATTTCGGATGAGGTTAAAACTAAATTTGCTCAAGCAAAATTTTCGCATTTACATAATCATTCGCAATTTTCAATTCTTCAATCTACAATTTCTGTTGGTGCATTGGTTGCTGCTGCTGCAAAAGATAAAATGCCTGCGGTTGCTATAACGGATCATGGAAATATGATGGCTGCTTTTCATTTCAATGCGGCAGTACAAAATCATAACAAAGAAGCGAAAGCTAAAAATGAAGAATTAATTGCCGAAGGTAAAGAAGCAACTGAACAGATAATTAAACCAATTATTGGATCTGAATTTTTTGTGTGTGAAGATCATACCAACAAATCTCAGAAAGATAATGGTTATCAAATAGTACTTTTAGCAAAAAATAAAAATGGATATCAAAATTTAGTAAAACTTGCTTCTATTGCTTATACAGAAGGGTTTTACTATGTTCCACGTATCGATAAAAAGTTAATTGAAAAATATAAAGAAGATATAATTGTTTTATCTGGAAATTTACAAGGTGAAGTTCCAAATAAAATTTTAAATCTTGGTGAGCGTCAAGCAGAAGATGCTTTGATTTGGTGGAAGGATCAGTTTGGTGATGATTTTTACATCGAAATGATGCGTCATAACCAAGAGGATGAAAATCGTGTCAATCAAACTTTAATTTCCCTTGCTCGTAAGCACGAGATTAAATTAATAGCGACAAATAATACCTATTACATTAGTCAAGACGACTCAAATGCGCACGATATTTTATTATGTGTTCGTGATGCCGAAAAACAGGCAACGCCAATTGGTCGTGGTCGTGGATTCCGTTTTGGTTTACCAAATCAAGAATACTATTTCAAGTCTCAAGAGCAAATGAAACAACTGTTTCAAGATGTTCCAGATTCGATTATAAATATTCAGGAAGTAGTTGATAAGATAGAAGAGTACACACTTTATCGTGATGTATTACTTCCAAAATTCGACATTCCTGAAGAATTTCAATCTCCAGAAGATGAAATTGATGGAGGTAAAAGAGGTGAAAATGCTTATTTACGTCATTTAACTTACGAAGGTGCTAAAAAGCGTTATCCAGAAATTACAGATGATATTCGAGAGCGATTAGATTTCGAGTTAGCAACAATCGAGAAAACAGGTTATCCGGGTTATTTCTTAATTGTACAAGATTTTATCGCAGCAGCAAGAAGAATGGGCGTTTCAGTTGGGCCAGGTCGTGGTTCTGCTGCAGGTTCTGCTGTTGCTTATTGTTTATGGATTACCAATTTAGATCCAATCGAATATGATTTACTTTTTGAGCGTTTCTTAAATCCAGATCGTGTATCCATGCCGGATATTGATATAGACTTTGATGATGAAGGTCGATCTTTAGTAATGGATTATGTGATTGATAAATACGGAGCTAGCCAAGTTGCGCAGATTATTACTTATGGTACAATGGCAGCTAAATCTTCTATTAAAGATACGGCTCGTGTATTGGATTTACCATTGTATGAATCGGAACGTGTTGCGAAATTAATTCCGAATATGAAGTTGGCAAAAATCTTCAAGTTAGATGACAATGCTTTAAAAGATTCATTGCGTTCAGAAGAGCTGGAAGCGGTTAACGAACTAAAAAGACTTTCGGATGGTTCAGATTTAATTGCTGAAACTATTCAACAAGCAAAAATTTTAGAAGGTTCGGTTCGTAACACGGGTATTCACGCCTGTGGAGTGATTATCACGCCAGATGATATTACGAATTATGTACCTGTAACAACAGCAAAAGATTCAGATTTATACGTTACCCAATTTGATAACTCGGTTGCAGAAAGTGCCGGATTATTAAAAATGGACTTCTTAGGACTTAAGACTTTAACATTAATCAAGGATACTGTCAAATTAGTTAAAATGCGTCATGGAATTGAAATCGATCCTGATACAATTCCGATTGATGATGTTAAAACGTACGAACTTTTCCAACGTGGAGAAACCATTGGGGTTTTCCAGTACGAATCGCCTGGGATGCAAAAGTACATGCGCGATCTTAAACCGACAGTCTTTGCCGATTTAATTGCCATGAATGCACTTTATCGTCCAGGTCCGTTAGAATATATTCCGTCATTCGTTCGTCGTAAAAATGGGGAAGAACCTATTACATATGATTTAGACGCTTGTGAAGAATATTTAGCAGAAACTTATGGAATTACAGTTTATCAGGAGCAAGTAATGTTACTTTCTCAGAAATTAGCTGATTTCTCGAAAGGTGATGCCGATGTCCTTCGTAAAGCGATGGGTAAAAAACAAAAAGCAGTTCTTGATAAAATGAAACCTAAATTCATTAATCAAGCAGCTGAAAAAGGACACGATCCAAAAGTTTTAGAAAAAATTTGGACCGATTGGGAAGCCTTTGCATCCTATGCCTTCAATAAATCGCATTCTACTTGTTATGCTTGGATTGCTTACCAAACAGCTTATTTAAAAGCTCATTATCCTGCCGAATATATGGCTGCGGTGCTTTCAAATAACATGAATGATATTAAACAAGTTACATTCTTTATGGAAGAGTGTAAGCGTATGGGATTATCAGTTTTAGGTCCAGATATTAATGAATCGATTACAAAATTCAATGTAAATGAGCAAGGAGAAGTTCGTTTCGGAATGGGAGGTGTAAAAGGTGTTGGACAAGCAGCTGTACAAGCAATCATTAAGGAAAGGACTGAAAATGGACGTTTTAAAGATATTTATGATTTTGTAAAACGCGTTGAGTTACGAACAGTAAACAAAAAAACAATAGAAAACTTAGTTTTAGCAGGTGGATTTGACTCGTTCGAATTTCATCGAGGACGTTATTTCTTTATCGATAATGGTACAACTAATTTAGAAAAGTTAATTAAATACGGAGGAAATTACCAAGAACAGAAAAATTCTGCGCAAACTTCATTATTTGGAGCTTTTGGTGGTGATGATGGCGAAGTTGAAGATGTAATACCAATGTTACAAGATTGTGAAAAATGGAACATGATTCAGACACTTGCCAAAGAGAAAGAAGTGGTCGGAATTTATATTTCAGCGCATCCATTAGACGATTTTAAACATGAAATGCGTTTAGTTTCCAATATGACTATTGCCGATTTAAAAGGAAATGAAGACAATTTAGTAGGTCGAGATATTTCTATGGTTGGTATGATGAGTAATATTGCACATCGAATTGCTAAAAATGGAAATGAATTTGGTAGTTTTACATTTAGTGATTATTCTGACTCTTATGATATTGTACTTTTTGGTGAAGATTATTTGATGTATAAACATTTTATGCAAGAAAATATGTTCTTAAATCTTAGAATGAGTATTACTAAACGCGAATACAAAGACAAAGAAGGAAATGTAACAGGCAGTAGAATTTTTACTAAGATCAATAAAATGCAGTTATTAACTAATATTATCGAAACACAAGTGGACCGAATTACATTAAATATTGATGTTGAAATATTTAATGATTCTACATTAGAAAAATTATCAGAAATATTCTATAAATACCAAGGAGAGAAATCATTAAGAATAAAAATTATTGATAGTAAAGAACAACAACAGATAGATTTACCAGCTCAGAAAATACGAGTTAATATCTGCCGAGAATTATTAAATGAATTAGAGATAAATACAGATATCAAGTTTAAATTGAACTAATTATGTTAATATTCTATCTCAAAATTGATAGAAAGTATAAAAGGAATTTTATAGCATAATTATTTTGTTTAATTTTGCTTAAATAATGAATTATTAAAAAATAGAAATTATGGCATTAGAAATAACAGACTCTTCATTTGCATCAGATATTATCGAGTCGGGGAAACCAGCAATGGTAGATTTTTGGGCAGTTTGGTGTGGACCTTGTCGTATGGTAGGACCAATTGTTGAAGAAATCGCAGCAGAATTCCAAGGTAAAGCTGTTGTAGGAAAAGTTGACGTAGATACAAATCAAGAGATAGCTGCTGAATATGGAATTCGTAATATCCCTACAATTTTATTCTTCAAAGATGGAAAACAAGTGGATAAAGTTGTTGGAGTTGTACCAAAAGAACAATTAATTGAAAAATTAAATGCAATTTTATAATTTATTAAATTGCTGATAATAAAATAGTAAAATCTCGGTTTGTAAAAAACTGAGATTTTTTTTGCAAAAACATTTGGAAACTTCAAAAAAGCGCCTAACTTTGCAATCCGAAAACAATACAACACTGATCCGGTAGTTCAGTTGGTTAGAATACTTGCCTGTCACGCAAGTGGTCGCGGGTTCGAGTCCCGTCCGGATCGCCAACAAAGAGTGTAGTTCTTTAACAAAAAATAATATATTTTAAATAATACTGATCCGGTAGTTCAGTTGGTTAGAATACTTGCCTGTCACGCAAGTGGTCGCGGGTTCGAGTCCCGTCCGGATCGCCAATTTTTTTATTGCCTTAAAATATATTATAATTAATTTATAATTTTAGATCCGGTAGTTCAGTTGGTTAGAATACTTGCCTGTCACGCAAGTGGTCGCGGGTTCGAGTCCCGTCCGGATCGCATCTATTTCTTTTTCTATTTTAGAACGATCAAGAATTATAAATAAAATTAAAGACTGATCCGGTAGTTCAGTTGGTTAGAATACTTGCCTGTCACGCAAGTGGTCGCGGGTTCGAGTCCCGTCCGGATCGCCAACTATAATATCTTTTTAAAGCTTCACATTTGTGAAGCTTTTTTTTTGTCCTCATTTTAAATTTCTAGTATGAATCATATTTATTTAGCCAATGCATTAGTTACGGATTCTGAAGGTAGAATGTTAGCCGTTCGTAAGAAAAATTCGAAATACTTTCAAATGGTCGGAGGTAAAATTGATGAAGGTGAGGAGCCTTTAGAAACTTTGCGTCGGGAATTTTTAGAAGAAATTAATATTGACATCGATTTGCATCACGTTACATTATTAGGAAAACATACTACAACGGCTGTAAATGAAGAAAAGACCCAAGTTCATGCGAATGTCTTTCATGTGCATTTAAATTCGTTAGAAACGCTTAAAATAGCTTCAGAAATTGAGGAAATGGCTTGGATAACGAAAGAAGATTACCAAAATTATCAATTAGCACATTTGTTAGAAGAATTTAGTTTGCCAATTTGGATAAAATTAGAATTTTAAAATAGAATGATTAATTTTAAATCATTGATATAAAAGATTTCAGATACATTCTGAAATCTTTTTTTATGTTTTTTTGTAACGTATTGAATTTATAAATACTTACTATTTAAATTAACATTTGTAACTGAATTTTATTAATTGAAAACTCAACAAGAATTTTTAAAGCTAATTGATAAACATAAAGGGATTTTGTACAAAGTCTCCAGAATGTATATGGACAATTCGGAAGACCAAAATGATTTGGTTCAAGAAATTGTGATGCAGCTTTGGAAATCCTATGAACGTTTTGAAGGAAATAGTCAATTTTCGACTTGGATGTATCGTGTTTCTTTAAATACTGCCTTGACTTACTTTAAAAAGGAAAAGAAAAAATCAGAAAGATTTACTTTTTTAGAAAATGTAGATAAAGTTGATGAAGTTGATTCGAACGAAAAAGAGCAGCAGTTAGAATTATTTTACAAAGCTGTACACGAACTGAATAAAGTAGAAAAAGCGTTAATATTTCTTTTTTTAGAAGGCCAAAGCCACAAAGAAATTGGACAAAATTTGGGTATTACAGAAGGTAATGCGCGTGTTAAATTAAACAGAACTAAAGATAAATTGCAAAACATCATAAAAACCTATGGCTATGAATTTTGATGAATTAAAAAAACAATGGGATAATCAATCTTCAGAAGAAGTTCAGATTAATCCAGATATAGAAATTAAAAAGGAAGCGAATACTACAATTGATAAGGTGCGAAAAGTAATGAAAAAAGATTTCTTTTTTCAGTTAACATCTTTTCCTTTATTATTATTATATCCGTTTTATTTTGAAATACATTCAACAATCATTTGGTGGATGATAGCGTGTATTTTCGCTATAATGACTGTTCCTTTATATTATTTAATAAAATTTTATAAATCATCTTATCGCTTAGAATATAATTCTTTAAGGAATATAAATTGGTTTTACTATAATTTCAAATCTTCCGTTAATATTTTTACTTTATATACTTATACGGTGTGTATTTTATGCATCTTATTTATGGGAAGTATATTTATAGAAAGAGAAATGTTTTTAAATGTAGAAGACCCTATAGTGTTATTTACAATTATCATAATATCATTAATATTATATATTATATTTTGTATTTGGGTGATGAAATGGTGGATTAAAAAATTATATAAAAAACCTTTAGAAGATTTAAAAGAAATCTTAAATCAATTAGAAGAATAAATATTAGAAGCGTGTCGTAAGATGCGCTTTTTTTTGTAAAAAAAATGCCCACGCTTGTTCAGGGCGTGGGCTATAGTTAAGTGTATGATTTTTTTAATTCAAATAAAATCTAATTTAAAAATTATTAATATCTATAATACTCAGGTTTGAAAGGACCATCTACTTGCACACCGATGTAAGCAGCTTGCTCAGCAGATAACTTTTCTAATTCAACTCCTAATTTAGCTAAATGTAATTCTGCAACTTTTTCATCTAAATGCTTAGGTAAAGTATAAACTTTATTTTCGTAAGCATCAGAATTAGTCCATAATTCAATTTGAGCTAAAGTTTGATTAGAGAAAGAGTTCGACATTACGAAAGAAGGGTGACCAGTTGCAATTCCTAAGTTTACTAAACGACCTTCAGCTAAGATAATAATATCTTTACCGTTGATGTTGTACTTATCAACTTGTGGTTTAATTTCTTCTTTAGTATTACCGTAAGCTTTGTTTAACCAAGCCATATCGATTTCATTATCGAAGTGACCAATGTTACAAACTACAGTTTTGTCTTTCATTCTCATGAAATGTTCTTCACGTACAATTCCAAAGTTTCCTGTAGTAGTAATAACGATATCTGCAGTTTCAATAACTGTATCTAAACGTTTTACTTCGAAACCTTCCATTGCAGCTTGTAAAGCACAAATTGGATCAATTTCAGTTACAGTAACGATCGCTCCAGCTCCACGGAAAGATTCCGCAGTTCCTTTACCAACATCACCAAAACCACAAACTACTACACGCTTACCAGCAATCATTAAATCTGTTCCACGACGAATCGCATCAACAGCAGACTCACGACATCCGTACTTGTTATCGAATTTCGATTTAGTAACTGAATCGTTTACGTTAATTGCAGGCATTGGTAAAGTACCTTTCTCCATTCTTTCATAAAGACGGTGAACTCCAGTTGTTGTTTCTTCTGATAATCCTTTGATCTCAGCAACTAACTCTGGGTAACGGTCAATCACCATATTCGTTAAATCTCCACCATCATCCAATATCATGTTTAATGGTTGGCGATCTTCTCCGAAAAATAATGTTTGTTCGATACACCAGTCGAATTCCTCTTCGTTCATCCCTTTCCAAGCATACACAGGAATCCCAGCAGCAGCAATTGCAGCAGCAGCATGATCTTGTGTAGAGAAAATATTACATGAAGACCATGTAACATCAGCTCCTAAGGCAACCAACGTCTCGATTAATACTGCAGTTTGGATTGTCATGTGTAAACAACCCGCAATGCGAGCACCTTTCAATGGTTGAGCCGCTTTGTACTCTTCACGGATAGCCATTAACCCAGGCATCTCAGCCTCGGCCAACGTAATTTCCTTTCTTCCCCATTCAGCTAAAGAAATATCTTTAACTTTGTAAGGAATGTATTGCGTATTTGTATCCATCAAATGATATATTTATCATAAATTAAAGTAAGCAAAGTTACAAACTAAATTACGATTTTAAAAATGCCAATTATCGATTATATCAATAAACCAAACCTTGTTAAAATCATTACTTGGGAAGTGAATGAAACCAATGAAGAACTGTTGGCGTATTTACAGCTAAACGAGTATAGATCGGAGAAGTACAAAACGCTTCGCCCAAAACAAGCGAGAGAGTATCTTGGTTTGCGAGCTTGCCTGAAAGAATTAGGTGTTGATTATGATGTGAATTATGATGAAAAAGGTAAACCATATTTACCTACTGATGCAGAAATTTCTATCACACATTCTTACGGAAAAGTTTCTGTTGGGGTAAGCGAATTTCCTATAGGAATTGATATCGAGTTATCACGACCACATAAAATTTCTAATATCAAAAATAAATTTGTTAGAATTGATGAACAAGAATGGTTGCCTAAAATTGATGAAAACGAGTATTTGCACATTATTTGGGGAATTAAAGAAGGTTTGTATAAACTGAATGGTGGTAACTTATGGAATTTCTTACATCATTATCGTGTTGAAAACTTCGAATTAAAAGAAAATAGTCCGATAGTTTGTTGGATTTCGGATGATAAGAAAAGTCAAAAATTTACTGCTTTTTATAAGATGATCGAGGATCATTACTTAATCTGGGTATTGGATTATGAATGATTTTATTAATCCTTACGAAAGCTACACAGCTACGCAAATTGCGTTAGAAATAATTGCTACTTTGTTCGGAATTATTTCTGTTATATTTTCCAAGAACAGAAATATTTTGGTTTATCCCACAGGTATTATTTCTACTTTTTTATATATCTATTTATTTTTTACATGGGGTTTGTATGGCGAAACTTTAATCAATCTTTACTATACATCTATGTCAATTTATGGGTGGATTCTTTGGAATAAAAAAACTGAAGATGATAATTTACATGTTGAGGTTGAATGGGCGACCAGAAAAGAATATTTAAAATCAATCGGATTATTTTTCGGAACATTTATTTTTATATTAATCCTTTACCACTTCAGACCAATAATTGATGGATTAAAAAGTTTTAGCGAGATAAATTCATTAACCTGGAATTACACTGCTATAGATTTTATAGATGCTTCGTTAACAGGTATATTTTTAATCGGAATGTGGTTTATGGCAAAACGTAAAGTTGATAGCTGGATTTTTTGGATAATTGGTGATTTAGTTATGATTCCGTTGCTTCTATATAAAGGATATGCAATATCATCATTTCAGTATTTGTTCCTAACTATTTTAGCTATTTTAGGATTGATAGAATGGAAAAAAAACGCGAAAAAAATAAATGTATTATCTTCGTAAGATTCAGTTATTAAAATATTATGATATCACAAGAATATAAAGAAGTTGTAGCAATGTCTACATCTGAGGAAAAAGCTACATTTTATAAGCATACTTATGGACACGTAGCTGGTGGAGTTTTAGTTTTTATGATTTTAGAAACTATTTTTTTACAAGTACCTTTTATTGTTAATACGTTGCTAAGTTTTACACAAGGTTATCTTTGGCTTGTATTAATTGGAGGATTTATGGGAATTTCTTGGGTTGCACAAAAAATGGCAATGGATGAGGTTTCTAGACCGAAACAATATTTAGGTTACTTTTTATACATCGTAGGTCAGGCATTGTTATTTGTACCAATGTTGTACATCGTAATTAATTATACAGGTACAATAGTTTTAAAACAAGCAGCTGCAGTTACCGGAGCTTTATTTATAGCATTAACAGCTATTGCTTTTATGTCTAAAGTTGATTTTTCTTTCATGAAGAAAATTTTAACAATAGGATTTATTCTTGCTTTAGGAACAATAGTTGCAGGTATGATTTTCGGATTTTCATTAGGTTTATGGTTTTCAATTGCAATGTGTTTATTAGCAGCTGGCTCTATTTTATACGAAACACAACAAATCCAATATCAATATTCAACAAACCAATATGTTCCAGCAGCGTTAGGATTATTTTCTTCGTTAATGTTATTATTTTGGTATGTACTACGAATTTTTATGAGCAGAGATTAATAAGAAATTAATAATTATAACTTTAAAAACCGTGGCTTTTGTTACGGTTTTTTAATTTTGAAATTATGACAGATAAAGAGAAAAAAGAACAAGATAGAATACAATCGCCTTTCCGTCCAAAGGATTGGAATGAGATTAGAACTAATGATTCTTGGGCATTGTTCAAGATTATGAATGAGTTTGTTACAGGTTATGAAACAATGTCTAGAATTGGACCTTGCGTATCTATTTTCGGATCGGCACGCACATCACCAGATCATCCACATTATAAAATAGCTGAAGAAGTTGCTTTTGAATTAACTAAAATTGGTTTTGGTGTAATTACAGGAGGTGGACCAGCAATTATGGAAGCGGCTAATAAAGGAGCTCAAAGAGGAGGAGGTACTTCTGTTGGATTAGGAATTCGTCTACCTTTCGAAACAAAATTGAATGATTACATAGATCGTGATTACGAAATTAATTTTGATTATTTCTTTGCACGAAAAGTAATGTTTGTAAAATATTCTCAAGGTTTTATCGTCATGCCTGGAGGTTTTGGAACTTTAGACGAATTGTTTGAAGCTTTAACTTTAGTACAAACAAAGAAAACAGGTCGTTTTCCAATTGTTTTAGTTGGAAAAGAATATTGGGCAGGTTTATTTGATTGGATCAAAAATAGAATGTTTGAAGAAGGATATATTTCGGAAGAAGATTTTGAATTATATCGTTTGGTTGATACTGCAGAAGAAGCTGTGGGGCATATCAAAGCATTTTATGATAAGCATAACATCAAATTAAATTTCTAAATAAAAAAAACTCCGAGTAATTAGCTCGAAGTTTTAAACATTAGTTTATAAAAGTTTTAGTGTTAAATGGAGAAATCCTTGGCAGTAACTTCTCTGAGGTAAAAATATAAATAAAAATTATATAGAGTTTTCTTTTTTAATAAAAAACTTCAAATTAATTGTAAAAATTAACAATAAATACGTGTTATTCAACTTTATATATTGCTAATTGTAAAATTTTAATAAAATCCAATTTGGTAATTAAAAGGATTAATAAGTGATTAAAAAAGCCATTAAAATTCTTAAATGAATTTTAATGGCTTTAATTTTATCTAAATTTTATTTAGAGTATTATTTATTGTGCTGGAGTAATAGAGTAAGTTAAATTATTAAAATCAACTACAATATTATATGTACCAGCTGCAACTGTGATGTTGTCTCCTCCGGCAACTAAATTTCCATTAGCTCCTCCGAAGTTCTCATCCCAAGCATTGTTTTTACGGATTTTAAGTTCTCCTGCGTTTAAAACAATTCCGTTTGCATACCAAACTTCGTTGATTCCGTCAAATGATAAAACTTGAGCATCTGGACCATCCCAACCATTAGGAGTAGCGCTACCAACTAATCCCCATTGAAATTTTTCAGCAACAAAAGTATTGTTGTTTAAGTCCATTGTAATTTTGAAGTTTCCAGCAGTAGGAACTACAATATTAGAACCACCTGAAGCTAAACTACCACCAAATCCGTTTGCATTTGTTGTAACATTTTCACTACCGAAGTTTTCAGCCCAATCAGAATCCTTACGGAATTTGATTTCGTCACCAACAGCTAAACTTGTATAAGCAACTAAAGCGTTTGGAGTTGTCGTTTTCCAAAATGGAACATCTGCAGAACTTCCCCAACCAGTGATAGAACCAACCACACCCCAAGGTGTAGATAAGTCTGTAGTGAAAGGAGTTGCAGTGAAAGTTTTAGTTTCTGAATATAATTTTTCAGTACCAAAAGTTCCTAATGAAGATACAATACGGTATTGAATTGTAGCTTCTGTTCCTGCACTTAATCCTAACTGATCAACTAAGAAAACATTTAAATCTGTTCCATTAATAGCGTATGAAGTTTCTGTTGTAGATGTTAAAACCTTAGCTTGATCAAAAGTATCTTCAGCTTTAGCAAGTTCAATTTCATACTTAGGAATAGTAGAAATACCATAGCTTGCAGCTGCCCACTCGAAAGTAATAGCAGTTTCAGTTTGTGTTTCTTCTGATAATTCTACTGCATTTGTAGTGGTATTAATTGTTGGAGCAACAAAATCACCATCATTTAAGATCACGTTTTCGTCATCTTCAGAACAGCTAGTTAGAGATACAATCCCTAAACAAGCTGCTGCCATATATTTGATAAATTTATTCATTTTAGTAACCAGGATTTTGAGTTAAATTTGGATTAATCGCAATAATGTTTACAGGAATTGGGAATATTTTTCTGATGTCTGAAACAGATGTTCCGTTTTGGACATCACCTTTAAATGGCCAATCATATCCAGATACAAATTTGTTAAAACGAATTAAATCCGTTCTACGTGTACCTTCCCAGTATAATTCTCTTGAACGTTCGTCTAAGATAAAATCTAATGTTAAATCAGCATTAGAGATATTACCTGTTGTGTTTCCGTATCCACGAGTTCTTAAAGCATTGATGTAAGATAAAGCAGTTGCTCTATCACCACCAGTTCCACCACGTAAAACAGCTTCAGCATAGTTTAAATATACTTCAGCTAAACGAATCATAGGTACATCAGTATCTACGAATTCACCTGTAGCGTCGTTACCGTTAGTCCCGTTCGATTTTTTGTTAGAGAATTTATTTACAGCATAACCTTCGTTAAATGTACTTACGTTAGCAATTTCATAAGTTTGACCATCTGTATAGAACATTGCACGTTTATCAGACCACGCGATTGGATTTCCGTCCGCGTCATTTTGTGATGCTTGGAATTTCTCTACTAAAGATTTAGTTGAACGAGGACCTCCCCAACCACCATTAACACCTGAGTTTGCTGGTTGCATAGTACCACCGATAGCTGCTTTTACTAAGAATGTAGAACCACCGTATGTTTTAGAATTATTTCCATCGAAGTTTAACGCGAAAATAAATTCGTTTTGTGCTCCGTTCGAATCATTATCAGCTAAGAATAATTCGTCATAAGCTGTACCGTTACCATTAACATCAGTAGTGTGTAATGAATATCCTGATTGAATAGCTAAGTTTGAATAAGCGATAGATTCTGAGTATTTCGCCTCATTAATCCACGTTTCTGCATTTAAATATAAACGAGATAATAAAGCATAAGAAGCAACTTTATCAACACGTCCGTATTCATTTGCTCTTGCTTCAGCTAATTCATTTTGAATTTCTAATAATTCAGATTCAACAAAGTTGAAAATCTCTTGACGATTACTTTGCATTGGAGTTGTACTAGAAATTTCTTTAACTAATGGAACATTTGCATATAAATCCATTAAGTTGTAATAAGCGTATGCACGAATAAAACGAGCTTCAGCAATGTATTTTTTTACTTCTGGGTTAGCTTCAGCTAAACCTTCTGCATTTTTAATGAATGAGTTTGCGAAAGAAACTGTAGTTGCTAAACGATAGTACATTCCTTCAATAAAACTATTGTTAGATCCCCAAGTCATAGCATGCATGTTTGGTAAACCTGGATCTCCCCAACCTATAATAGCTTCGTCTGTTGTAACAACATTTAGTGTAAATAATGAACGTGAAAATTGTGAAGCACCTTCATCAACTCCTTGAATATCTGGGTTACCAGCTGCTCCGGTTTGTCCTGTGATTGCTAATGAAGCATAAACTTTAGCTAAAGCGAATTTAGCCTGAGTAGCATCTGCAAATACGTCATTTTCTGTGAACATATCTGGATCATTAGGCATTAAATCTAAATCATCATGACAAGA containing:
- the dnaE gene encoding DNA polymerase III subunit alpha, with amino-acid sequence MYLIFDTETTGLPKDWNAPITDVDNWPRCIQIAWQLHDEMGNLVEHQDYLVKPDGFDIPYDSERIHGISTDLATEKGVPLKQVLDLFYEALGKAKFIVGQNLGFDIKIMGAEFYRMNYANNLAEMPVLDTCTEVTAELLKLPGGRGGRYKLPTLTELHQYLFGVPFGEAHNATADVEATTRCFFELIRKEIFTKKELQVEDDYFVRFAEANPTNIQPVGLNHTNLKKASEEIAKLKAKNDPKVEEPIISDEVKTKFAQAKFSHLHNHSQFSILQSTISVGALVAAAAKDKMPAVAITDHGNMMAAFHFNAAVQNHNKEAKAKNEELIAEGKEATEQIIKPIIGSEFFVCEDHTNKSQKDNGYQIVLLAKNKNGYQNLVKLASIAYTEGFYYVPRIDKKLIEKYKEDIIVLSGNLQGEVPNKILNLGERQAEDALIWWKDQFGDDFYIEMMRHNQEDENRVNQTLISLARKHEIKLIATNNTYYISQDDSNAHDILLCVRDAEKQATPIGRGRGFRFGLPNQEYYFKSQEQMKQLFQDVPDSIINIQEVVDKIEEYTLYRDVLLPKFDIPEEFQSPEDEIDGGKRGENAYLRHLTYEGAKKRYPEITDDIRERLDFELATIEKTGYPGYFLIVQDFIAAARRMGVSVGPGRGSAAGSAVAYCLWITNLDPIEYDLLFERFLNPDRVSMPDIDIDFDDEGRSLVMDYVIDKYGASQVAQIITYGTMAAKSSIKDTARVLDLPLYESERVAKLIPNMKLAKIFKLDDNALKDSLRSEELEAVNELKRLSDGSDLIAETIQQAKILEGSVRNTGIHACGVIITPDDITNYVPVTTAKDSDLYVTQFDNSVAESAGLLKMDFLGLKTLTLIKDTVKLVKMRHGIEIDPDTIPIDDVKTYELFQRGETIGVFQYESPGMQKYMRDLKPTVFADLIAMNALYRPGPLEYIPSFVRRKNGEEPITYDLDACEEYLAETYGITVYQEQVMLLSQKLADFSKGDADVLRKAMGKKQKAVLDKMKPKFINQAAEKGHDPKVLEKIWTDWEAFASYAFNKSHSTCYAWIAYQTAYLKAHYPAEYMAAVLSNNMNDIKQVTFFMEECKRMGLSVLGPDINESITKFNVNEQGEVRFGMGGVKGVGQAAVQAIIKERTENGRFKDIYDFVKRVELRTVNKKTIENLVLAGGFDSFEFHRGRYFFIDNGTTNLEKLIKYGGNYQEQKNSAQTSLFGAFGGDDGEVEDVIPMLQDCEKWNMIQTLAKEKEVVGIYISAHPLDDFKHEMRLVSNMTIADLKGNEDNLVGRDISMVGMMSNIAHRIAKNGNEFGSFTFSDYSDSYDIVLFGEDYLMYKHFMQENMFLNLRMSITKREYKDKEGNVTGSRIFTKINKMQLLTNIIETQVDRITLNIDVEIFNDSTLEKLSEIFYKYQGEKSLRIKIIDSKEQQQIDLPAQKIRVNICRELLNELEINTDIKFKLN
- the trxA gene encoding thioredoxin, with translation MALEITDSSFASDIIESGKPAMVDFWAVWCGPCRMVGPIVEEIAAEFQGKAVVGKVDVDTNQEIAAEYGIRNIPTILFFKDGKQVDKVVGVVPKEQLIEKLNAIL
- a CDS encoding NUDIX hydrolase, with amino-acid sequence MNHIYLANALVTDSEGRMLAVRKKNSKYFQMVGGKIDEGEEPLETLRREFLEEINIDIDLHHVTLLGKHTTTAVNEEKTQVHANVFHVHLNSLETLKIASEIEEMAWITKEDYQNYQLAHLLEEFSLPIWIKLEF
- a CDS encoding RNA polymerase sigma factor, with product MYMDNSEDQNDLVQEIVMQLWKSYERFEGNSQFSTWMYRVSLNTALTYFKKEKKKSERFTFLENVDKVDEVDSNEKEQQLELFYKAVHELNKVEKALIFLFLEGQSHKEIGQNLGITEGNARVKLNRTKDKLQNIIKTYGYEF